Proteins encoded within one genomic window of Thermococcus celer Vu 13 = JCM 8558:
- a CDS encoding UDP-N-acetylglucosamine 3-dehydrogenase, with product MAVGCVKMLRVGVVGVGMMGQHHVRVYSELAREGRVELVGIADANLERAKELARKFGTKAYSDYRELAKEGLDAVDIAVPTSLHREVALEFIEAGTSVLVEKPIADTIENARAIIEAAEREGVTLMVGHIERFNPAVLKLKELVSRGELGRLVTVSAKRVGPMAARIRDVGIIIDLGVHDIDVISYLFGEPVKTVYARAKNVVHPAGVEDHALITLGFDDGSGIVETNWLTPHKTRTLTVVGTGGIAYLDYIEQSLKLYNSEWIKEAKIQKREPLRNELEHFVECVEKGKRPIVDGKAGMHALKVALLAQESARTGKVLEVEG from the coding sequence TTGGCGGTCGGGTGCGTTAAAATGCTCAGGGTCGGGGTCGTCGGCGTTGGAATGATGGGGCAGCACCACGTGAGGGTTTACTCGGAGCTGGCCAGGGAAGGCAGGGTCGAGCTCGTCGGTATCGCGGACGCCAACCTTGAAAGGGCCAAGGAACTGGCCAGGAAATTCGGCACGAAAGCATACTCAGATTATCGGGAGCTCGCGAAGGAAGGGCTGGATGCGGTGGACATAGCGGTCCCGACTTCCCTGCACAGGGAAGTTGCCCTAGAGTTCATCGAAGCCGGAACGAGCGTCCTCGTGGAGAAACCCATAGCCGACACGATCGAGAACGCCCGGGCGATAATCGAGGCGGCCGAGAGGGAAGGGGTAACGCTCATGGTCGGCCACATAGAGCGCTTTAATCCGGCCGTTCTAAAGCTCAAGGAACTCGTATCGAGGGGAGAGCTCGGCAGGCTGGTAACGGTGAGCGCCAAGCGCGTTGGCCCCATGGCGGCGAGGATAAGGGACGTGGGCATAATAATCGACCTCGGGGTTCATGACATAGACGTCATCAGCTACCTCTTCGGAGAGCCCGTTAAGACGGTCTACGCGAGGGCCAAGAACGTGGTTCATCCAGCTGGGGTTGAGGATCACGCACTCATAACCCTCGGCTTCGACGACGGAAGCGGCATAGTGGAGACCAACTGGCTGACGCCTCACAAGACGAGAACGCTCACCGTTGTCGGAACCGGAGGAATAGCCTACCTGGACTACATCGAGCAGAGTCTCAAGCTGTACAACAGCGAGTGGATAAAGGAGGCCAAGATCCAGAAGAGGGAACCGCTGAGGAACGAGCTGGAACACTTCGTGGAGTGCGTTGAGAAAGGGAAGCGGCCGATAGTTGACGGGAAGGCCGGAATGCACGCCCTTAAGGTCGCTCTCCTCGCCCAGGAGAGCGCGAGAACCGGCAAGGTTCTGGAGGTGGAAGGATGA
- a CDS encoding DegT/DnrJ/EryC1/StrS family aminotransferase: MRSIPIAKPLIGEEEINAVVEVLKSGMLAHGKEVEAFEREFADYLGAKHGVAVTNGTAALDVALKALEIKPGDEVITTPFTFIASASSILFQGARPVFADIDPKTYNLDPNEVLERITPKTRAILVVHLYGQPANIKAFREIADDHNLYLVEDCAQAHGAEFEGQKVGTFGDVAAFSFYPTKNMTTGEGGMVVTDDDELARRARLIRSHGQAEKYLHVELGYNLRTTNMAGALGRVQLRKLDGWNRKRNENAKKLTEGIGKIGGLIPPYVDPRVYHVFHQYVVRVEDDFPLGRDELMAKLRERGIGTAVHYPMPVHHQPLFQKLGYEKDCCPNAIEASKKVLSLPVHPAVSEEDIGYIIQTLKELAS, translated from the coding sequence ATGAGGAGCATCCCGATAGCCAAGCCACTGATTGGAGAAGAGGAGATAAACGCGGTCGTTGAAGTCCTGAAGAGTGGAATGCTCGCCCACGGAAAGGAAGTCGAGGCCTTTGAGAGGGAATTCGCCGATTATTTGGGGGCGAAACACGGGGTAGCCGTGACGAACGGAACCGCCGCCCTGGACGTCGCGCTGAAGGCCCTCGAAATAAAACCGGGCGACGAGGTGATAACCACCCCCTTCACCTTCATAGCCTCCGCCTCCTCCATCCTCTTCCAGGGCGCGAGGCCCGTCTTCGCCGACATAGACCCCAAAACGTACAACCTCGACCCGAACGAGGTCCTCGAGAGGATAACTCCAAAGACCAGGGCCATCCTCGTAGTCCACCTTTACGGCCAGCCAGCCAACATAAAGGCCTTCAGGGAGATAGCCGATGACCATAACCTCTACCTCGTCGAGGACTGCGCCCAGGCCCACGGGGCCGAGTTCGAGGGCCAAAAAGTCGGAACCTTCGGCGACGTAGCGGCGTTCAGCTTCTACCCGACGAAGAACATGACGACCGGAGAGGGGGGCATGGTGGTCACAGATGACGACGAGCTCGCGAGGAGGGCCAGGCTCATCAGGAGCCACGGGCAGGCCGAGAAGTACCTCCACGTGGAGCTCGGCTACAACCTGAGGACGACCAACATGGCCGGGGCTCTCGGCAGGGTTCAGCTGAGGAAGCTCGACGGATGGAACAGGAAGAGGAACGAGAACGCCAAAAAGCTGACGGAGGGCATTGGGAAGATCGGGGGTTTGATCCCACCCTACGTTGACCCGAGGGTTTACCACGTCTTCCACCAGTACGTCGTTAGGGTCGAGGACGACTTTCCGCTGGGCAGGGACGAGCTGATGGCGAAGTTGAGGGAGAGGGGAATCGGCACGGCCGTTCACTACCCGATGCCCGTCCACCACCAACCGCTCTTCCAGAAGCTCGGTTACGAGAAGGACTGCTGTCCGAACGCTATTGAGGCGAGTAAGAAGGTTCTAAGCCTGCCCGTCCATCCAGCTGTGAGCGAGGAGGACATCGGGTACATAATCCAGACGCTGAAGGAGCTCGCCTCTTAA
- a CDS encoding glycosyltransferase produces MLPFVSVIIPAYNEEKYIRKCLEEWVNQDYPKDRYEIFVYDGMSTDKTAEIIREFEKSHPGLINYKVNPKRRQVYAFNMGLRDAKGEFFIIFGAHAYPERDFLRKSVETFLKVRKREPKLAGVGGKIIKLYESRLARFVTLVYSSPLSGASTFWFEERPHFARTVAFALYDRKIAMEVGGFDEDMIIGDDFEFNLRINKRGYRLFFNPEIRSYYFARSSWRGFIKQSFNYGAVKSVALRKGYFSWTWLFPLAFLGFEVSLSLFSFFRWLFALYWVALAGEGVRLWRKTGNTDALGLAPVMFLFHNVISLGFVVGLLLGKRAFR; encoded by the coding sequence ATGCTTCCCTTTGTGAGTGTTATAATCCCAGCCTATAATGAGGAGAAATACATCCGGAAGTGTCTCGAAGAGTGGGTTAATCAGGACTATCCAAAAGACAGATATGAGATTTTTGTCTATGATGGCATGAGTACTGATAAGACCGCGGAAATAATAAGGGAATTTGAAAAAAGCCACCCAGGCCTGATCAATTATAAAGTCAACCCAAAGCGCAGACAGGTATACGCTTTCAACATGGGGCTCAGAGATGCTAAGGGAGAGTTCTTCATAATATTTGGGGCCCATGCGTATCCGGAGCGGGATTTTCTGAGAAAAAGCGTCGAAACGTTTCTTAAAGTCAGGAAGAGAGAACCAAAGCTGGCTGGCGTTGGGGGGAAGATAATAAAGCTCTACGAGAGTAGACTGGCCAGATTCGTTACCCTCGTTTACTCATCTCCCCTGAGCGGTGCGAGCACGTTCTGGTTCGAGGAAAGGCCTCACTTCGCGAGGACCGTTGCTTTCGCCCTTTATGATAGAAAAATCGCAATGGAAGTGGGGGGTTTCGATGAGGATATGATTATTGGAGATGATTTTGAGTTCAATCTGAGAATAAACAAGAGGGGATACAGACTGTTCTTTAACCCCGAGATTAGAAGCTACTACTTCGCCCGCTCCAGCTGGAGGGGATTTATAAAGCAGAGCTTTAATTACGGGGCGGTTAAAAGTGTTGCACTAAGAAAGGGTTATTTTTCCTGGACTTGGCTCTTCCCGCTGGCGTTCCTTGGCTTTGAGGTGAGTTTGTCATTATTCTCTTTCTTTAGATGGCTATTTGCTCTTTACTGGGTCGCCTTGGCAGGTGAGGGAGTGCGACTATGGCGAAAAACGGGGAACACGGACGCGCTTGGGC
- a CDS encoding acyltransferase, which translates to MAQKFFVHPLAVVEEGAEIGEGTRIWHFAHVRKGARIGKNCNIGKDVYIDVNVKIGNNVKIQNGVSVYHGVKVEDDVFLGPHMTFTNDLYPRAFNEDWEVVPTLVKKGASIGAHATIVCGVTIGEYAMVGAGAVVTKDVPPFGLVYGNPARLKGFVCYCGHKLTEKIGEDKEYIIFKCSHCGREVKIRKEDYERYLREKDL; encoded by the coding sequence ATGGCTCAAAAGTTTTTCGTCCATCCATTAGCCGTTGTTGAGGAAGGCGCCGAGATAGGAGAGGGAACCAGAATATGGCACTTCGCCCACGTCAGAAAGGGTGCCAGGATAGGCAAGAACTGCAACATCGGAAAGGACGTTTACATCGATGTCAACGTTAAAATCGGAAACAACGTGAAGATCCAGAACGGGGTAAGCGTTTACCACGGCGTCAAGGTCGAGGACGACGTCTTCCTCGGCCCCCATATGACCTTCACGAACGACCTCTATCCAAGGGCCTTCAACGAGGACTGGGAAGTCGTCCCGACCCTCGTCAAAAAGGGCGCTTCTATTGGAGCCCACGCGACAATAGTCTGCGGGGTTACAATCGGTGAGTACGCGATGGTGGGGGCTGGAGCCGTAGTCACAAAAGACGTCCCGCCCTTCGGCCTCGTCTACGGCAACCCAGCCCGTCTGAAGGGCTTCGTCTGCTACTGCGGGCATAAGCTAACGGAGAAAATTGGGGAAGACAAGGAGTATATCATCTTCAAATGCTCCCACTGCGGTAGGGAAGTTAAAATAAGAAAGGAAGATTATGAAAGGTACCTGAGGGAAAAAGACCTGTGA
- a CDS encoding nucleotide sugar dehydrogenase, with the protein MKLIGLNREEVKNALKTGRVTIAVYGMGKMGLPLAAVFADHGAKVIGVDINERVVENINRGENHIKEEPGLDELVRRNVEVGRLRATTDGIRAAKEADVMVILVPTLTDERGNLKLGPVYDVAEKISKGLERGDIIITEATMPPGTTESLIPIFEKSGLKVGEFGLAHAPERTMTGTAIRDITGQYPKIVGASDEKTLEAVIGIYETINGKGVIPMSSIKAAEAVKVFEGVYRDVNIALANELALWCEEHGLDALEVFQAANTQPYCHLHMPGAGVGGHCIPVYPWFVINLAKKTNPRLIKTAREINDSMPHHVVELTVKGLNDAGRPLKGSNVLVLGLTFRGGVREFMKAAAKPIIEELKEWGANVYAYDPLCTREDAERFGAGWKEDFRGIDAIVITADHREFKELNLERLAGEMRTKVIVDGRNVLDPEKARKYGFRYLKVGNAG; encoded by the coding sequence ATGAAGCTCATCGGATTGAACCGGGAGGAGGTTAAGAACGCCCTCAAAACCGGGAGGGTTACGATAGCCGTTTACGGCATGGGCAAGATGGGACTGCCGCTGGCCGCGGTCTTCGCCGACCACGGGGCTAAGGTCATAGGAGTGGACATCAACGAGCGCGTTGTCGAGAATATAAATCGCGGCGAGAACCACATCAAGGAGGAGCCCGGCCTCGACGAACTCGTGAGGAGGAACGTTGAGGTGGGAAGGTTAAGGGCCACCACGGACGGTATTCGAGCGGCGAAAGAGGCGGACGTGATGGTCATCCTCGTCCCGACGCTGACGGACGAGCGGGGCAACCTGAAGCTCGGTCCCGTCTACGACGTGGCGGAGAAGATCTCGAAGGGGCTTGAAAGGGGGGACATCATCATAACAGAGGCGACGATGCCACCCGGAACCACCGAGAGCCTCATCCCAATCTTTGAAAAATCTGGCCTTAAGGTTGGAGAATTCGGGCTGGCCCACGCACCGGAGAGAACGATGACCGGGACGGCCATCAGGGACATCACGGGACAGTACCCAAAGATAGTGGGGGCGAGCGACGAGAAGACGCTGGAAGCCGTCATTGGAATCTACGAGACCATCAACGGGAAGGGCGTCATCCCTATGAGTTCCATCAAGGCGGCGGAGGCTGTGAAAGTCTTTGAAGGCGTTTACAGGGACGTGAACATCGCGCTGGCCAACGAGTTAGCCCTGTGGTGCGAGGAGCACGGGCTGGACGCCCTCGAAGTCTTCCAGGCGGCAAACACACAGCCCTACTGTCACCTGCACATGCCAGGAGCCGGAGTAGGAGGGCACTGCATTCCGGTCTACCCGTGGTTCGTTATCAACCTCGCTAAAAAGACCAATCCGCGCCTGATAAAGACCGCAAGGGAAATAAACGATTCGATGCCCCATCACGTCGTTGAACTTACCGTCAAGGGGCTGAACGATGCCGGGAGGCCGCTTAAGGGTAGCAACGTCCTTGTGCTCGGCTTAACCTTCAGGGGAGGAGTTAGGGAGTTCATGAAGGCGGCGGCGAAGCCGATCATCGAGGAGCTCAAGGAGTGGGGTGCCAACGTTTACGCCTACGACCCGCTGTGCACTCGGGAGGACGCGGAGCGTTTTGGCGCCGGGTGGAAAGAGGATTTCAGAGGTATTGACGCTATAGTGATAACGGCTGACCACAGGGAGTTTAAGGAGTTGAATCTTGAAAGACTTGCGGGAGAGATGAGGACGAAGGTGATAGTGGACGGCAGGAAC